A portion of the Candidatus Schekmanbacteria bacterium genome contains these proteins:
- a CDS encoding glycosyltransferase family 39 protein: MAKKETTFLTGKWHLVVLILFFLIVRLWFLQTRIIPRHTDELYIGTVANEIATTGLKIPLSYCLIMPHAGGTVVTEYLTAFFFYCFNNSYLTLKLVAFSFSFVSFIFFMFLLEKYFDPMTTIVGGLFFIFPPALFSRASLMLLGNHCESLFFSAVTIYIYYSIFYTNEEIYSDKKLVLYALLGAICGFSLYFDYIFISVLLTFFIVWFAVDRRFFSTKYFCYFFISFVIGFTPAIYYNLVNNFSGTSFLRGGYSGEQGALHGLSEKIGKYLFNNIPALFDYRYNVDAFGIFLIRKICLVLLVVSFLFVCSRILFEGHFKRESSNVNKRSLFLNKRTFFIIYIIVFSCIYFFSPAFTNAISYASEKNYLSYYLSLRYFLPLYPAIFFILTFFIKDMLVANEKYKKITGGLLTVFFCASGFTAMYLTPEIKSSKDNLIYRNGYSYSMFAGEMFTRARIGRDRFDLKKLFDIGDNINKEFYNEFFYGAGFSTRHYFIDKKLDVINEINNLVSSRDFIEKSYFYEGLGYGIGLFNGFEPVDDIIETISDGNKRFFSIGFVDGLSDKGAVKDIVSEDMIGKLNVELHQVFLPVIGFNIMSNQGSLEKVVNKIEAMNTGNKNIILRGVGLGLFYENRDNPSIIKNVLDKVPPGYSAAILEGSGIAIASSFDGTKYNNIISSFSDDEKKHIYSGIARIVVEKCYYNCNKISDFINKIDPEYHASFYQGFGSQAAFRFSGNEMVLNAFMDKIDLKNKMSFKSGFMEEKNELTHTL, encoded by the coding sequence ATGGCAAAAAAAGAAACAACATTCTTAACCGGAAAGTGGCATCTTGTAGTATTGATTCTGTTTTTTTTGATAGTCCGCTTATGGTTTTTGCAGACGAGAATTATCCCGAGGCATACAGATGAGCTTTATATTGGAACCGTTGCGAATGAGATAGCTACTACAGGGCTTAAAATCCCTCTTTCTTATTGCCTGATAATGCCTCATGCCGGGGGAACTGTTGTTACCGAATATTTAACAGCCTTTTTTTTCTATTGTTTTAACAATTCTTATCTGACTTTAAAATTAGTCGCATTCTCTTTCTCATTTGTAAGTTTCATTTTTTTTATGTTTCTTCTGGAAAAGTATTTTGATCCAATGACCACTATTGTAGGTGGTCTTTTCTTTATTTTTCCACCGGCTTTATTTTCTCGTGCATCTCTTATGCTTCTTGGGAATCATTGCGAGTCTTTGTTTTTTTCAGCAGTTACTATATATATATATTATTCGATTTTTTATACCAACGAAGAAATATACAGTGATAAGAAGTTAGTTCTATATGCGCTGTTAGGCGCTATATGCGGATTTTCACTTTATTTTGATTATATATTTATTTCGGTTCTGTTGACATTCTTTATTGTCTGGTTTGCCGTTGATAGAAGATTCTTTAGTACAAAATATTTTTGCTATTTTTTTATTTCTTTTGTTATAGGTTTCACCCCTGCCATATATTACAATTTAGTAAACAACTTTAGCGGGACTTCCTTCTTGAGAGGAGGGTATTCCGGAGAGCAGGGAGCACTACATGGTCTGAGCGAAAAAATCGGAAAATATTTATTCAATAATATTCCTGCGCTTTTTGATTACAGATATAATGTAGATGCGTTCGGGATATTTTTGATTAGGAAGATATGTCTGGTGTTGCTTGTAGTTTCATTTTTATTTGTCTGCAGCAGGATTTTATTTGAAGGTCATTTTAAAAGAGAAAGTTCTAACGTAAATAAGAGGAGTCTTTTTTTAAATAAAAGAACATTTTTCATTATTTATATAATAGTCTTCTCATGTATTTATTTTTTTAGCCCGGCATTTACCAATGCAATAAGTTATGCAAGTGAAAAAAATTATTTATCCTATTACCTGTCGTTAAGATATTTCCTCCCCTTATATCCTGCTATTTTTTTTATTCTCACTTTTTTTATAAAAGATATGCTGGTTGCAAATGAGAAATATAAGAAAATTACAGGAGGATTGTTGACAGTATTTTTTTGTGCCTCGGGTTTTACAGCTATGTATCTCACTCCTGAAATTAAATCATCAAAAGATAATTTAATTTATAGGAATGGCTATTCATATTCAATGTTTGCTGGAGAGATGTTTACGAGAGCCAGGATCGGAAGGGATAGATTTGACTTAAAAAAGCTTTTTGATATTGGCGACAATATTAACAAAGAGTTTTACAATGAATTTTTTTATGGTGCAGGATTTTCAACTAGGCATTATTTTATTGATAAAAAGCTGGATGTAATAAATGAGATTAACAATCTTGTCTCTTCTAGAGATTTTATAGAAAAATCATATTTTTATGAGGGACTAGGCTATGGGATTGGTTTGTTTAATGGGTTTGAGCCAGTAGATGACATAATTGAAACTATTTCGGATGGCAATAAAAGATTTTTTTCTATAGGCTTTGTCGACGGTCTTTCTGACAAAGGTGCTGTAAAGGATATAGTGTCTGAGGATATGATTGGAAAATTAAATGTAGAATTACATCAAGTATTCCTCCCAGTAATTGGCTTTAATATAATGTCAAATCAGGGTAGCCTTGAAAAGGTTGTAAACAAAATCGAAGCAATGAATACTGGTAATAAAAATATAATACTCAGAGGAGTTGGGTTGGGTTTATTTTATGAGAACAGAGATAACCCATCTATTATTAAAAATGTATTAGATAAAGTTCCCCCAGGATATAGCGCTGCTATTTTAGAAGGGTCTGGAATTGCGATTGCTTCATCTTTCGACGGAACAAAATATAATAATATCATATCATCATTTTCTGATGATGAAAAAAAGCATATATATAGCGGGATTGCCAGGATAGTTGTTGAGAAATGTTATTATAATTGTAACAAGATCTCAGATTTTATAAATAAAATAGATCCTGAATATCATGCTTCGTTCTATCAGGGATTTGGCTCACAAGCAGCATTTCGGTTTTCTGGTAATGAAATGGTACTGAATGCTTTTATGGATAAGATAGATCTGAAAAACAAAATGTCTTTTAAATCTGGTTTTATGGAAGAAAAAAATGAGTTAACTCATACATTGTAA
- a CDS encoding sulfatase yields the protein MKKIIRFNLIVLLIVIAFSIVCNRNTENVQSVIFITIDTLRADHLPFYGYPRKTAPFLSELKEKGILFKKCYAPTSQTSPSHASMFTSLFPLQHGISSNGELLKRDMVTISDIFKQNKFLTSAFISVRFLDALKQGFQYFDFYEEKRGSVRKGKETTDSAIQWLQKREQDDKFFMWVHLFDVHQYFFDSEYSLYSDYREIVEKESSISNDELKKFLSVKYGTVFHPKTFEHNIEYDARIRFVDQQIKRLFDTVNAQKFKGNILWVITADHGEGLGSHNYRHHDKYLYNEQVQVPLLFYFSNENFKGQVINKMVRHIDLLPTIMDFAGIPLDKVLPKIEGHSLVAEFGKGNKAYPVKYSFAQRARPNQSQLNEGWIPGGVYSLQNDKYKYIFYSKGKNEFYNLLEDPLELNNLIDKPSKPLDEIKALLDFEISKLNKRYGSDSDHRIQEEHINALKTLGYL from the coding sequence ATGAAAAAAATAATCAGATTTAATCTTATAGTTTTGTTAATTGTCATTGCTTTCAGCATTGTCTGTAACAGGAACACTGAAAATGTGCAGAGCGTAATTTTTATTACAATTGACACTCTGCGTGCTGATCACCTCCCATTCTATGGGTATCCTCGGAAAACAGCGCCTTTTCTTTCTGAACTCAAAGAAAAGGGAATTTTGTTTAAGAAGTGTTATGCCCCGACTTCCCAGACATCTCCATCGCATGCGTCGATGTTTACATCTCTTTTTCCTTTGCAACACGGGATTAGCAGTAACGGTGAGCTTCTTAAAAGAGATATGGTTACAATTAGTGATATTTTTAAACAAAATAAATTTTTAACCAGTGCTTTCATAAGTGTTAGATTTCTTGATGCCTTAAAACAGGGTTTCCAGTATTTTGATTTCTATGAAGAAAAAAGAGGAAGTGTAAGAAAGGGGAAAGAAACGACAGATTCTGCCATACAATGGTTGCAAAAGCGGGAACAGGACGACAAATTTTTTATGTGGGTGCATCTCTTTGATGTACATCAATACTTCTTTGACTCTGAATATTCTTTATATTCAGATTACAGAGAAATCGTGGAAAAGGAGTCTTCTATCTCAAATGATGAACTGAAAAAATTCCTTTCAGTAAAATATGGGACTGTCTTCCATCCAAAAACTTTTGAACATAATATTGAATACGATGCAAGGATAAGATTTGTTGATCAACAGATTAAAAGATTATTTGATACGGTTAACGCACAGAAATTCAAAGGGAATATCCTCTGGGTGATTACAGCGGATCACGGTGAAGGTCTTGGAAGTCATAATTACCGTCATCATGACAAATATCTTTATAATGAACAGGTTCAAGTGCCGCTTCTATTTTATTTTTCAAATGAAAATTTTAAAGGACAGGTAATAAACAAAATGGTCCGTCATATTGACCTTCTGCCTACAATAATGGATTTTGCAGGTATTCCTTTAGATAAAGTTTTACCAAAGATAGAAGGGCATTCTTTGGTTGCCGAGTTTGGAAAAGGGAACAAGGCTTATCCAGTTAAATATTCATTTGCCCAGAGGGCACGTCCAAATCAATCTCAATTAAATGAAGGTTGGATACCTGGCGGAGTTTATTCACTTCAAAATGACAAATACAAATATATTTTTTACTCAAAAGGCAAAAATGAGTTTTACAATCTTCTTGAGGATCCTCTTGAACTTAATAATCTGATTGATAAACCTTCAAAACCCCTGGATGAAATAAAAGCTCTGCTTGATTTTGAAATAAGTAAGCTTAATAAACGTTATGGTTCTGATTCTGATCATCGCATACAGGAAGAACATATAAACGCACTGAAAACTTTAGGGTATCTATAG
- a CDS encoding class I SAM-dependent methyltransferase, which translates to MLAKERKLMALRRKLPSDGMALNIGCGDFNYFSSIKGFKGKIINCDKDFSPVSPFIRCFGEKLPFKDNSFDHVVALDVIEHIKDDALFLKEILRVLKKRGRVFITTPCSEDDFLLIEIPKKTNWGNAEKDWGHVRRGYTRNEFRALTKNYFEISYLERFGATFSRIGYQLYYLRHWYKFWRYIPPVRWFLRIFNYLDVLFCNGKGHMIFAVLNPRK; encoded by the coding sequence ATGCTTGCTAAAGAGCGGAAATTAATGGCTCTCAGGAGAAAGCTCCCGTCTGACGGAATGGCTCTCAACATAGGTTGCGGAGATTTTAATTATTTTTCTTCAATTAAAGGCTTTAAAGGCAAAATTATCAACTGTGACAAAGATTTTTCTCCTGTCAGCCCTTTTATCAGATGCTTCGGTGAGAAACTGCCATTTAAGGATAACAGCTTTGATCATGTAGTTGCCCTGGATGTCATAGAACATATAAAGGACGATGCCCTTTTTTTAAAAGAAATTCTAAGGGTTCTAAAAAAAAGAGGCAGGGTTTTTATAACAACACCGTGCAGTGAAGATGACTTTCTGCTGATTGAGATACCCAAAAAAACAAATTGGGGAAATGCTGAAAAAGACTGGGGACACGTAAGGCGTGGCTATACAAGGAATGAGTTCAGAGCTCTCACAAAAAACTACTTCGAGATATCTTATCTTGAAAGATTCGGAGCAACTTTTTCACGCATAGGATACCAGCTCTACTATTTAAGGCACTGGTATAAATTCTGGAGATATATTCCTCCCGTCCGCTGGTTTCTGAGAATATTCAACTACCTCGACGTTCTGTTCTGCAACGGCAAGGGACATATGATTTTTGCCGTGCTCAATCCCAGGAAATGA
- a CDS encoding NifU family protein, which produces MLERVKAVIEKIRPRLQMDGGDIELVGIEDNKVKVKLTGACHGCPGAQMTLKMGVERMIKEEVPEIEEVVAV; this is translated from the coding sequence ATGTTGGAAAGAGTAAAAGCAGTAATAGAAAAAATCAGACCCCGTCTTCAGATGGATGGCGGAGATATAGAGCTTGTGGGCATTGAGGACAACAAGGTAAAAGTAAAGCTCACCGGAGCATGCCACGGCTGCCCGGGCGCGCAGATGACTCTCAAGATGGGTGTAGAGAGGATGATAAAGGAAGAAGTACCTGAGATTGAAGAAGTCGTAGCTGTTTAA
- a CDS encoding DsrE/DsrF/DrsH-like family protein — MAKDKFFIISHGGSYDRLYQTVTIAVTSAALGDEVYVVLFFDALRKFVKGTMDEKELSNDMGPEKDEVYGRMKKMNPMSMEDMINTVKPLGNLKFVACSANVEFMGLNKEEVSKKVDEIMGLPTILKMMKEAKNQLYI, encoded by the coding sequence ATGGCTAAGGACAAATTCTTCATTATCTCGCATGGCGGGAGTTACGACCGTCTTTATCAGACTGTAACGATAGCCGTAACATCGGCAGCTTTAGGCGATGAGGTCTATGTTGTGCTCTTCTTCGATGCCTTAAGAAAGTTTGTAAAAGGGACAATGGATGAGAAAGAGCTTTCAAATGACATGGGGCCTGAAAAAGACGAGGTCTATGGAAGGATGAAGAAAATGAACCCCATGAGCATGGAAGATATGATAAACACCGTAAAACCTCTGGGGAACCTCAAATTCGTAGCATGCAGTGCGAATGTTGAATTCATGGGACTCAACAAAGAGGAAGTTTCAAAAAAAGTTGATGAGATCATGGGGCTTCCTACAATATTGAAGATGATGAAAGAGGCTAAAAACCAGCTTTATATCTAA
- the nifS gene encoding cysteine desulfurase NifS: MAERIYMDYASTTPVLPEVIEVMLPYMKEEFGNPQSLHAFGDAPKNAVDGARAKVAEMIGAESVEIYFTATGTESNNMAIKGVAAALQKKGKHLISTEIEHHSVMHPLKTLEKQGFEITYVPVDRYGLVNPDDVKSAIRQDTILVSVTHASNEIGTIEPIKEIAAITKEKGVFLHTDAIQTAGIIPVNVKELGVDFLSLSAQQFYGPKGVAAIYIRKGARIMPILDGGIQENGRRAGTENVPGIAGMGKACEIAIKEMEKRNQKLCALRDSLIKGLTTKIPHCYLNGHPEKRLPGNANLSMEYIEGESILLLLNMNGVAASSGSACTSRALKASHVLTAMGIPPEIAQGSMLFSLGIYNKEEDVAKVCEVLPPIVDRLRQMSPLYEEAKKEGKI, from the coding sequence ATGGCTGAAAGAATTTATATGGATTACGCATCAACCACCCCGGTTTTGCCCGAGGTAATTGAAGTAATGCTCCCATATATGAAAGAAGAGTTCGGCAATCCGCAAAGCCTTCACGCATTCGGCGATGCACCGAAAAATGCAGTAGATGGGGCAAGGGCGAAAGTGGCCGAGATGATAGGCGCGGAGTCCGTAGAAATATACTTTACTGCCACCGGGACTGAAAGCAACAACATGGCTATAAAAGGAGTTGCCGCCGCCCTTCAGAAAAAAGGTAAACATCTCATAAGCACCGAGATAGAGCATCACTCGGTGATGCATCCCTTAAAGACCCTTGAAAAGCAGGGTTTTGAGATAACTTATGTGCCTGTTGACCGTTACGGACTTGTAAACCCTGATGATGTAAAATCTGCAATCAGGCAGGATACGATCTTAGTGTCAGTGACTCATGCATCAAATGAGATAGGCACAATCGAGCCAATAAAAGAGATCGCAGCCATAACAAAAGAGAAAGGCGTTTTTCTTCACACAGACGCCATTCAGACTGCCGGAATAATACCGGTTAATGTCAAAGAACTTGGGGTTGATTTTCTAAGCCTGTCAGCACAGCAGTTCTATGGCCCCAAGGGTGTGGCTGCGATTTATATAAGAAAAGGTGCAAGGATAATGCCTATCCTTGACGGCGGTATACAGGAAAACGGAAGACGCGCCGGAACAGAAAATGTACCCGGTATTGCCGGCATGGGAAAAGCCTGTGAAATAGCCATTAAGGAAATGGAAAAACGAAACCAGAAATTATGCGCCTTGAGGGACAGCCTGATAAAAGGGCTTACAACCAAAATACCTCACTGTTATTTGAACGGGCATCCTGAAAAAAGACTTCCTGGAAATGCAAATCTCTCCATGGAATACATCGAGGGAGAATCAATTCTTCTTTTGCTTAATATGAATGGGGTTGCAGCTTCAAGCGGCTCTGCCTGTACTTCACGCGCACTTAAAGCTTCACACGTACTTACGGCGATGGGGATACCTCCGGAGATCGCCCAGGGTTCAATGCTTTTCAGCCTCGGCATTTACAACAAAGAAGAAGATGTGGCTAAGGTCTGCGAAGTGCTGCCTCCTATAGTTGACAGGCTGAGACAGATGTCGCCCTTATACGAAGAAGCAAAAAAAGAAGGCAAAATTTAA
- the nifU gene encoding Fe-S cluster assembly scaffold protein NifU translates to MEKYSDKVMDHFMNPRNVGEIVDADAVGQVGNPSCGDIMKLYVKIKDGKVIDAKFKTFGCGAAIATSSMVTEMVKGLSIEDAMKISKQAVAEALDGLPPQKMHCSNLAADALKSALEEYLKTHEEKK, encoded by the coding sequence ATGGAAAAGTACAGTGACAAGGTAATGGATCATTTCATGAACCCTCGAAACGTAGGAGAGATAGTTGATGCCGATGCCGTAGGCCAGGTAGGCAATCCTTCCTGCGGAGACATAATGAAATTATACGTCAAAATAAAAGACGGAAAAGTCATTGATGCAAAGTTCAAGACCTTCGGCTGCGGGGCTGCCATAGCTACAAGCTCAATGGTAACGGAAATGGTAAAGGGCCTGTCAATCGAAGATGCAATGAAGATATCAAAGCAGGCTGTGGCAGAGGCACTGGATGGGCTTCCGCCTCAAAAAATGCACTGCTCAAATCTTGCAGCAGATGCGTTAAAGTCAGCGCTTGAAGAATATCTTAAAACACATGAAGAAAAAAAATAA
- a CDS encoding sulfurtransferase TusA family protein, translating into MQPDEVIDAVGLYCPMPILLTTQKIKELKIGDVLEVIADDEGIVKDMPTWCKSTGNQFLKIEKKEDQFHVFVKKMKD; encoded by the coding sequence ATGCAGCCTGATGAAGTAATAGATGCGGTAGGCCTTTACTGCCCGATGCCGATTCTTTTGACAACACAGAAGATAAAGGAATTGAAGATCGGAGATGTCTTAGAAGTGATTGCCGATGATGAGGGAATAGTTAAGGATATGCCGACATGGTGCAAATCTACGGGCAACCAGTTTTTAAAGATTGAGAAAAAAGAAGACCAGTTCCACGTCTTTGTAAAGAAGATGAAAGATTAA
- a CDS encoding radical SAM protein has protein sequence MGNDNLYPVFTAGVFLKHLEEPYIYNILNDELYEINDEALEFLIKCDGITPLSSLSFDNEFMDYCLEEKLLELAEIRIDNPKKPPVRKSPVPSLRYLELQITDRCNLACRHCYLGEPKGKELTIQNIKDVFTQFEELQGLRMIVSGGEPMLHRDFAIINEEIKGRAFRAILLTNGTIINEEKARNLNFQEVQISLDGLEEAHDHLRGKGNFKKAVKAAKILIEMGIDVSAATMITKMNANDFEPLEAMLKDMGVKEWAVDVPAGTGFAAGGGGDIFLPSKEASLYLRYGYGGGLYQSTGEYACGAHLCAITPDGSVCKCGFFADKPAGNINADSLSDCWGRIEKQRFSELECGNCEYIAECRGGCRFRAMLESSMNAPDSVKCFAYGIKK, from the coding sequence ATGGGAAATGATAATCTATATCCTGTTTTTACAGCCGGCGTTTTCCTAAAACACCTTGAAGAACCGTACATCTACAACATATTAAATGACGAGCTTTACGAGATAAACGACGAAGCGCTCGAATTTCTTATTAAATGTGATGGGATAACCCCCCTTTCCTCTCTTTCCTTCGATAATGAGTTCATGGATTACTGCTTAGAGGAAAAGCTTTTAGAGCTAGCTGAAATCAGAATAGATAATCCAAAAAAACCGCCGGTCAGAAAGTCCCCTGTCCCGTCATTGAGATACCTTGAGCTTCAGATAACGGACAGGTGTAACCTTGCCTGCCGCCATTGTTATCTTGGAGAGCCGAAAGGGAAAGAGCTTACGATTCAAAATATAAAGGATGTCTTCACACAGTTTGAAGAATTGCAGGGACTCCGGATGATAGTCTCCGGCGGAGAGCCTATGCTTCACCGCGATTTTGCCATTATCAATGAAGAGATAAAAGGGCGCGCCTTCAGAGCTATACTTCTTACTAACGGGACTATTATCAATGAAGAGAAAGCCAGGAATCTCAATTTCCAGGAGGTGCAGATAAGTCTCGACGGACTTGAAGAAGCACATGACCATCTAAGGGGAAAAGGTAACTTTAAGAAAGCAGTTAAGGCTGCGAAAATTCTTATTGAAATGGGAATAGACGTCTCTGCGGCAACGATGATAACAAAGATGAACGCCAATGATTTCGAACCTTTGGAAGCTATGCTTAAAGATATGGGGGTAAAAGAGTGGGCTGTCGATGTGCCTGCAGGAACGGGTTTTGCGGCGGGAGGAGGAGGTGATATCTTCTTGCCATCCAAAGAAGCTTCATTATATCTAAGATACGGATATGGAGGAGGGCTTTACCAGTCTACAGGGGAATATGCCTGCGGAGCCCACCTATGTGCGATAACACCTGACGGCAGCGTATGCAAATGCGGATTCTTCGCAGACAAGCCTGCCGGCAATATCAATGCTGACAGCCTTTCTGATTGCTGGGGCAGGATAGAGAAACAGAGATTCAGCGAGCTTGAATGCGGAAATTGCGAATATATTGCCGAGTGCCGCGGAGGATGCAGGTTCAGGGCAATGCTTGAGAGTTCCATGAATGCACCAGACAGTGTGAAATGCTTTGCGTATGGAATAAAAAAATAA